One Megamonas hypermegale genomic window carries:
- a CDS encoding universal stress protein: MTDIKRILVPVDGSETAERAIDEAVAIAEIYGSEIHILYVANINQLAINACLSDAILEAVNKAGNEILEKAASKIPDKINVITTSETGSPSVTITDFADEIKADLIVVGSRGLGLVKGVLLGSVSQYVVEHAPCPALVVK, translated from the coding sequence ATGACAGATATTAAACGTATTTTAGTTCCAGTAGACGGTTCTGAAACTGCTGAAAGAGCTATTGATGAAGCAGTTGCTATTGCTGAAATTTACGGTAGTGAAATTCACATTCTCTATGTAGCAAATATCAATCAGTTAGCTATCAATGCTTGCTTATCTGATGCTATCTTAGAAGCTGTAAACAAAGCTGGCAATGAAATATTAGAAAAAGCAGCTAGTAAAATACCTGATAAAATCAATGTAATCACTACTTCTGAAACAGGTTCTCCTTCTGTTACCATCACTGATTTTGCTGATGAAATTAAAGCTGACCTCATAGTCGTTGGTAGTCGTGGACTTGGTCTTGTAAAAGGCGTACTCTTAGGTTCAGTAAGTCAATACGTCGTTGAACATGCTCCATGCCCTGCTTTAGTTGTAAAATAA
- a CDS encoding universal stress protein, giving the protein MPDIKRILVPVNGTEESTKALKLADTLAQIYNAEIALLLVTYFNENTDDKANEDSWLATPFTGSVAQYSHNVLDNARHYLSANLQISTHNLSGQPKFKILEFAQIYSADIIIMGCRNLSFFDSILKGSVSRYILEKSTCPVIIVK; this is encoded by the coding sequence ATGCCGGATATTAAGCGTATCTTAGTACCTGTAAACGGTACAGAAGAATCTACTAAAGCTTTAAAATTAGCTGATACTTTAGCACAAATTTATAATGCTGAAATTGCTTTACTATTAGTAACTTACTTTAATGAAAATACTGATGATAAAGCAAACGAAGATTCTTGGCTTGCTACGCCTTTTACCGGTTCTGTTGCCCAATATTCTCATAATGTGCTTGACAACGCTCGTCATTATCTTTCTGCAAATTTACAAATAAGCACTCATAATTTAAGTGGACAACCTAAATTTAAAATTTTAGAATTTGCTCAAATATATTCTGCAGATATCATCATTATGGGCTGTAGAAATTTAAGTTTTTTTGACAGCATTTTAAAAGGCAGCGTTAGTCGCTATATTCTTGAGAAATCAACTTGTCCTGTAATAATTGTAAAATAA
- a CDS encoding hydrolase produces the protein MFTKKQAYELLKKYNKQEFHLQHARTVSLVMRYFAFDLGYEDEADFWEIVGLLHDIDFEMYPEEHCQKAVEILSENGADSALIHAVCCHGYGICSDVKPEHIMEKVLFATDELTGLIGAAALMRPSKSVQDMELKSLKKKFKDKKFAAGCSRDIIKQGAKMLDWELDDLLKRTLDAMKAVETKINDTDF, from the coding sequence ATGTTTACGAAGAAACAAGCATATGAATTATTGAAAAAATATAATAAACAAGAATTTCATTTACAACATGCGCGCACGGTTTCGCTTGTCATGCGTTATTTTGCTTTTGATTTAGGATATGAAGATGAAGCCGATTTTTGGGAAATCGTAGGCTTGTTGCATGATATAGATTTTGAAATGTATCCAGAAGAACATTGTCAAAAAGCAGTAGAGATATTATCTGAAAACGGAGCAGATAGCGCATTAATTCATGCTGTATGCTGTCATGGATATGGTATTTGTAGTGATGTAAAGCCAGAACATATTATGGAAAAAGTGTTATTTGCTACAGATGAATTGACTGGTTTAATTGGAGCTGCTGCACTCATGCGCCCATCAAAATCAGTTCAAGATATGGAATTAAAGAGCCTTAAAAAGAAATTCAAAGATAAGAAATTTGCTGCTGGTTGTTCACGTGATATCATAAAACAGGGTGCGAAGATGCTTGATTGGGAGTTAGATGATTTATTAAAGCGCACACTTGATGCGATGAAAGCTGTAGAAACAAAAATAAATGACACTGATTTTTAA
- the tadA gene encoding tRNA adenosine(34) deaminase TadA: MQDKNTIHNDQEGMREALKEAQKAFDIGEIPIGAIICDDKGNIISRGHNLRETTFDATAHAEIVAIKKACQKLKNWRLSDLTLYVTIEPCPMCAGALFMSRIKRLVYGATDWRAGGCESVFNIVNNPYLNHQIETRAGVLEDECSSIVKNFFKQAR; this comes from the coding sequence ATGCAAGATAAAAATACAATTCATAATGACCAAGAAGGCATGAGAGAAGCTTTAAAAGAAGCTCAAAAAGCTTTCGATATAGGTGAAATTCCCATAGGTGCTATAATTTGCGACGATAAGGGCAATATAATTTCACGCGGTCATAATCTGCGTGAAACGACTTTCGATGCTACAGCTCATGCTGAAATTGTAGCAATAAAAAAAGCCTGCCAAAAATTAAAAAATTGGCGGCTTTCTGATTTAACACTCTATGTCACCATTGAACCATGTCCCATGTGTGCTGGCGCTTTATTTATGAGCCGTATTAAACGCCTTGTTTATGGTGCAACTGATTGGCGAGCTGGTGGCTGTGAATCAGTTTTTAACATCGTAAACAATCCTTATCTCAATCATCAAATTGAAACACGTGCTGGTGTCCTAGAAGATGAATGCAGCTCAATCGTAAAAAACTTTTTTAAACAAGCTAGATAA
- a CDS encoding sodium:solute symporter family protein, translating into MNWYLLVIALYAVLLIAVGVIISRRVKGADDFFVGGRKMAPFLLFITLVAPNIGAGSTVGVAGMGFTSGISAAWWIIASAVGTFILAFVIGPKIWEIAKNNGFYTLGDYLEYRYNRYFRGLISLMMAIGTLAIFAGQLMGIGWILSVVADIDKITSVLIAAVVVVLYFCAGGFLSAVYANLIEACVKLIGFIVAVPLVLAFVGGFEGLHTKVVANMANATQSAAYFSFDGLGTTVIMGFFLMLMPSFFLSPALIGKVYSARDKKTVRISTFFCGVVMLLFSIIPVILGMAAYAIAPDLPQRDLALPYVMKECMPFWASALALAAIFSAEISAADAVLYMITTSFTKDLYKSFINPTISDEKLIKGGRIVTVLAGIIGIGLAIVLPNVISALSIFYSLMSVSITAPLLFGLFTKRSSAFSAIFAAIIGVIVTVGLEFFNGNKGIWILNGQSTAILLTLIIMAVMIFIKPRKIKA; encoded by the coding sequence ATGAACTGGTATTTACTTGTAATTGCTCTTTATGCTGTATTATTGATTGCAGTAGGTGTGATTATATCGCGCCGTGTAAAAGGAGCAGATGACTTTTTTGTCGGTGGACGAAAGATGGCACCATTTTTACTGTTCATAACCTTAGTAGCACCGAATATCGGTGCAGGTTCAACCGTAGGTGTGGCAGGTATGGGCTTTACTTCGGGGATTTCAGCAGCATGGTGGATTATTGCCTCAGCTGTTGGTACTTTTATTTTAGCGTTTGTGATTGGGCCAAAGATTTGGGAAATAGCAAAAAACAATGGTTTTTATACTTTAGGCGATTATTTAGAATATCGCTATAATCGCTATTTTCGTGGTCTGATTTCTCTTATGATGGCAATTGGTACTTTAGCGATTTTTGCAGGTCAATTGATGGGGATTGGCTGGATTTTATCTGTTGTAGCTGATATAGATAAGATAACAAGCGTTTTAATCGCTGCAGTAGTAGTTGTTTTATATTTTTGTGCAGGCGGTTTCTTATCAGCAGTATATGCTAATTTAATAGAAGCTTGCGTTAAATTAATTGGTTTTATCGTAGCTGTACCACTTGTATTGGCTTTTGTAGGTGGTTTTGAAGGCTTACATACTAAAGTTGTAGCTAATATGGCTAATGCAACACAAAGCGCAGCTTATTTTAGTTTTGATGGACTTGGCACGACAGTAATCATGGGATTTTTCTTAATGCTCATGCCATCATTTTTCTTATCACCAGCACTTATTGGTAAAGTTTATAGTGCAAGAGATAAAAAGACAGTGCGCATCAGCACATTTTTCTGTGGCGTTGTGATGTTATTATTTTCCATAATTCCTGTAATACTCGGCATGGCAGCATATGCTATTGCACCAGATTTGCCACAGCGTGATTTGGCACTGCCATATGTAATGAAAGAATGTATGCCATTTTGGGCTTCAGCATTAGCACTTGCAGCCATTTTTTCAGCAGAAATCAGTGCGGCTGATGCCGTATTGTATATGATAACAACTTCCTTTACGAAGGATTTGTATAAATCATTTATAAATCCGACTATTTCTGATGAAAAATTAATCAAAGGCGGTAGAATAGTAACTGTTCTTGCAGGTATAATTGGTATCGGTTTAGCGATTGTTTTACCAAACGTAATATCAGCATTATCTATTTTCTATTCACTAATGTCAGTATCCATAACAGCTCCATTGTTGTTCGGTTTATTTACGAAGAGAAGTTCTGCTTTTTCCGCTATTTTTGCGGCAATAATCGGCGTTATCGTAACTGTAGGTTTAGAATTTTTCAACGGCAATAAAGGTATTTGGATTTTAAATGGACAATCGACAGCTATACTTTTAACTTTGATTATCATGGCTGTGATGATATTTATTAAACCTAGAAAGATAAAAGCGTAA